In one Pseudomonas hydrolytica genomic region, the following are encoded:
- a CDS encoding TAXI family TRAP transporter solute-binding subunit, which yields MRLTKKLSLFAAAAVITASTAVLAAPTFINVLTGGTSGVYYPIGVALSQLYSNGIDGAKTSVQATKASVENLNLLQAGRGELAFALGDSVADAWNGVEDAGFKAPLKKLRAIAGTYPNYIQIVANAESGIKTLEDLKGKRISVGAPKSGTELNARAIFEAAGLSYKDMGKVEFLPYAESVELIKNRQLDATLQSSGLGMAAIRDLASTMKISFVSIPAEVTAKIDNAAYEAATIPAGTYDGQDADVPTVAINNILVTHEGVSDEVAYQMTKLMFDNLERLGTAHSAAKDIKLESATKNLPIPLHPGAERFYKEAGAL from the coding sequence ATGCGACTGACCAAGAAACTCAGCCTGTTCGCCGCTGCTGCGGTCATCACTGCCAGCACTGCGGTGCTCGCTGCCCCGACCTTCATCAACGTCCTCACCGGCGGCACCAGCGGGGTGTACTACCCGATCGGCGTGGCCCTGTCGCAGCTGTACAGCAACGGCATCGACGGCGCCAAGACCTCGGTACAGGCGACCAAGGCATCGGTGGAAAACCTCAACCTGCTGCAGGCCGGTCGCGGCGAACTGGCCTTCGCCCTGGGCGACTCGGTGGCCGATGCCTGGAACGGCGTGGAAGACGCCGGCTTCAAGGCGCCGCTGAAGAAGCTGCGCGCCATCGCCGGCACCTACCCGAACTACATCCAGATCGTCGCCAACGCCGAATCCGGCATCAAGACCCTGGAAGACCTCAAGGGCAAGCGCATCTCCGTCGGCGCGCCGAAGTCCGGTACCGAGCTCAACGCCCGCGCCATCTTCGAAGCCGCCGGCCTGAGCTACAAGGACATGGGCAAGGTCGAGTTCCTGCCGTACGCCGAGTCGGTGGAGCTGATCAAGAACCGCCAGCTGGACGCCACCCTGCAGTCCTCCGGTCTGGGCATGGCCGCCATTCGTGACCTGGCCTCGACCATGAAGATCAGCTTCGTCTCCATCCCGGCCGAAGTGACCGCGAAGATCGACAACGCCGCCTACGAGGCCGCCACCATCCCGGCGGGCACCTACGACGGTCAGGACGCCGACGTGCCCACCGTGGCCATCAACAACATCCTGGTTACCCATGAAGGCGTCTCCGACGAGGTGGCCTACCAGATGACCAAGCTGATGTTCGACAACCTCGAGCGTCTGGGCACCGCCCACTCCGCGGCCAAGGACATCAAGCTGGAAAGCGCCACCAAGAACCTGCCTATCCCGCTGCACCCGGGTGCCGAGCGCTTCTACAAGGAAGCCGGCGCGCTCTGA
- a CDS encoding PepSY-associated TM helix domain-containing protein, with amino-acid sequence MRPILVLLHRWCGLFIALFLFTAGLTGAVISWDHELDEWLNPHLFDAQTEGQAQDPLQLVDALEARDPRLQVSFMSLALEPGHALGIFVDPRIDPATGKAFKLGFNQLGIDPVTGEIQGQREWGAISLSRENLLPFLYKLHYSLHIPDGFGIELGMLFFGIVAIVWCIDCLVALWLSFPNLRSWRKSFAFRWSQVGYKLNFDLHRSGGVWIWLLLLVLAVTSVSMNLERQVTRPLVELFSPLTPSPFASRTSVTLDEQIVPLIDRRQAIAVADAEARRLGWDAPPGGLFHSAEFGVYGVGFYEPGDDHGDAGLGNPWIYVDSQTGELAGAHVPGTGSAGDIFLQAQFPLHSGRIIGLPGRILVSLLGLAVAGLSLTGVVIWAKKRRSRLLAEQRLRGVSQAMT; translated from the coding sequence ATGCGTCCGATTCTGGTTTTGCTGCACCGCTGGTGCGGCCTGTTCATCGCCCTGTTCCTGTTCACCGCCGGCTTGACCGGCGCTGTCATTTCCTGGGATCACGAACTGGACGAATGGCTCAACCCGCACCTGTTCGATGCGCAAACCGAAGGGCAGGCGCAGGACCCGCTGCAACTGGTGGACGCCCTGGAAGCGCGCGACCCGCGCCTGCAGGTGAGCTTTATGTCGCTGGCGCTGGAACCCGGCCATGCGCTGGGCATCTTCGTCGATCCGCGTATCGATCCGGCCACCGGCAAGGCCTTCAAGCTCGGCTTCAACCAGCTCGGCATCGACCCGGTCACTGGCGAGATCCAGGGCCAGCGCGAATGGGGGGCGATCTCCCTGAGCCGGGAGAACCTGCTGCCATTTCTCTACAAGCTGCATTACAGCCTGCATATCCCGGACGGCTTCGGCATCGAGCTGGGCATGCTGTTCTTCGGCATCGTCGCCATCGTCTGGTGCATCGACTGCCTGGTGGCGCTGTGGTTGTCGTTTCCCAACCTGCGCAGCTGGCGCAAGTCGTTCGCCTTTCGCTGGAGCCAGGTCGGCTACAAGCTGAATTTCGACCTGCATCGTTCCGGCGGGGTATGGATCTGGCTGTTGCTGCTGGTGCTGGCCGTCACCTCGGTGTCGATGAACCTGGAGCGGCAGGTGACCAGGCCGCTGGTCGAGCTGTTTTCGCCGCTGACGCCCAGCCCCTTCGCCAGCCGCACGTCGGTCACCCTGGATGAGCAGATCGTGCCGCTGATCGACCGCCGCCAGGCCATCGCCGTGGCCGATGCCGAGGCGCGGCGGCTGGGCTGGGACGCGCCTCCCGGCGGGCTGTTCCATTCGGCAGAGTTCGGCGTGTATGGCGTCGGCTTCTACGAGCCGGGCGACGATCACGGCGATGCCGGGCTGGGCAACCCCTGGATCTACGTCGACAGCCAGACCGGCGAACTGGCCGGCGCGCACGTGCCGGGCACCGGCAGTGCCGGGGATATCTTCCTGCAGGCGCAGTTCCCGCTGCATTCCGGGCGCATCATCGGTCTGCCGGGGCGCATCCTGGTGTCGTTGCTGGGCCTGGCGGTGGCGGGGCTGTCGCTGACGGGCGTGGTGATCTGGGCGAAGAAGCGCCGTTCGCGCCTGCTCGCCGAGCAGCGCCTGCGCGGCGTTTCACAGGCCATGACGTAA
- a CDS encoding TonB-dependent siderophore receptor: MFSRKTHLAVAIAAACNFSQALAAEQEQLELDAQTVVGSSAADEVDSYKSTPSSAATKLDLTPRQTPQAISTLSGAQLRDFKLTSVNDALKAVPGVQVQEVETDRTYYTARGFDITNFQYDGIAVPFVYGNVEGDLDTSMYERVEVIRGANGLMSGTGNPSATVNFVRKRPTLAPQARVDLTAGSWDKRRIDTDVSGALSDAGNIRGRVVYANENKNSYLDRYSREKNVFHGVLEFDLDERTLFTLGHTLQTSDANSPMWGALPLNYSDGSQTDYSRSTSTSSDWAYWDVKENRTFAELAHTFDNGWQAKTVLTRVEKKGDGSLFYMYGTPDRNTGLGLFSYPSEYKDENKQLIVDVQASGPFSLAGRQHEAALGASWSRSELNDISYYDSTTGTALPPLEQWDGNIGKPLNDRPTNGSDFTDRMKSMYGAARWSLTDKLSLITGTRVVDVKSDGTNYGVAKTSKNSGKVVPYAGVVYDITDQYSVYASYTEIFDPQTKTNAAGSRLAPVEGVNYEAGIKGELFDDKVNVALAVFRTEQDNFAQQAGSIGGRAYYRAVEGLTSEGYEIEISGQPIQGLELNAGYTFVDITNADGSHGVTYSPKHMVKTAATYRIPALDKLKVGAAVRWQDDIHNGIAEQDAYAVVDLMASYDIDPNWSVSANLNNLTDEKYLNSLYWTQAYYGAPRNVSATLTWKY, translated from the coding sequence TTGTTCAGCAGAAAAACCCACCTGGCCGTGGCGATTGCGGCCGCCTGCAATTTCAGTCAAGCGCTGGCCGCCGAGCAGGAGCAGCTCGAGCTGGATGCTCAGACCGTGGTCGGCAGCAGTGCGGCGGACGAGGTCGATAGCTACAAATCCACCCCCAGCAGTGCTGCGACCAAGCTCGACCTGACCCCGCGGCAGACGCCGCAGGCGATTTCCACCCTGAGCGGCGCCCAGCTGCGCGACTTCAAGCTCACCAGCGTCAACGATGCGCTCAAGGCCGTGCCGGGCGTGCAGGTGCAGGAAGTCGAAACCGATCGCACCTACTACACCGCCCGCGGTTTCGATATCACCAACTTCCAGTACGACGGCATCGCCGTGCCCTTCGTCTACGGCAATGTCGAGGGTGATCTGGACACCTCGATGTACGAGCGCGTGGAGGTGATTCGCGGCGCCAACGGCCTGATGTCGGGCACCGGCAATCCCTCGGCGACCGTCAACTTCGTGCGCAAGCGGCCAACCTTGGCACCGCAGGCGCGCGTGGACCTGACGGCCGGCTCCTGGGACAAGCGCCGTATCGACACCGACGTATCCGGTGCGCTGTCCGATGCCGGCAACATCCGCGGCCGCGTGGTGTACGCCAACGAAAACAAGAACTCCTACCTCGACCGCTACTCGCGCGAGAAGAACGTCTTCCACGGGGTGCTGGAGTTCGATCTGGACGAGCGCACCCTCTTCACCCTCGGCCACACCCTGCAGACCAGTGATGCCAACTCGCCGATGTGGGGTGCGCTGCCGCTGAACTACAGCGACGGTTCGCAGACCGACTATTCCCGCTCCACCAGCACGTCCTCCGATTGGGCCTATTGGGACGTCAAGGAAAACCGCACCTTTGCCGAGCTGGCGCACACCTTCGACAACGGTTGGCAAGCCAAGACCGTACTGACGCGAGTGGAAAAGAAGGGCGATGGCTCGTTGTTCTATATGTACGGTACGCCGGATAGGAATACCGGCCTCGGCCTGTTCAGCTATCCGTCCGAGTACAAGGACGAGAACAAGCAGCTGATCGTCGATGTGCAGGCCAGCGGCCCGTTCAGCCTGGCGGGCCGTCAGCATGAAGCCGCGCTGGGGGCCAGTTGGTCGCGCTCGGAGCTGAACGATATCTCCTATTACGACTCCACCACCGGCACTGCCCTGCCGCCGCTGGAGCAGTGGGATGGCAACATCGGCAAACCGCTGAACGACCGGCCTACCAACGGCAGCGATTTCACCGACCGCATGAAGAGCATGTACGGCGCCGCGCGCTGGAGCTTGACCGACAAGCTGAGCCTGATCACCGGCACACGTGTCGTCGATGTGAAAAGTGACGGTACCAACTACGGTGTCGCGAAGACCTCGAAGAACAGCGGCAAGGTGGTGCCCTATGCGGGGGTGGTCTACGACATCACCGATCAATATTCGGTCTACGCCAGCTATACCGAGATCTTCGATCCGCAGACCAAAACCAATGCTGCGGGCTCGCGCCTGGCGCCGGTAGAGGGCGTGAACTACGAGGCGGGCATCAAGGGCGAGCTGTTCGACGACAAGGTCAACGTGGCGCTGGCGGTGTTTCGCACCGAGCAGGACAACTTCGCCCAACAGGCGGGCAGCATCGGTGGCCGCGCCTATTACCGCGCGGTCGAGGGGCTGACCAGCGAAGGCTACGAGATCGAGATTTCCGGCCAGCCCATTCAGGGACTGGAGCTGAATGCGGGCTACACCTTCGTCGACATCACCAATGCCGATGGCTCGCACGGGGTCACCTACTCGCCCAAGCACATGGTCAAGACCGCCGCGACCTATCGGATTCCGGCGCTGGACAAGCTCAAGGTCGGCGCCGCCGTACGTTGGCAGGACGATATCCACAACGGCATCGCCGAGCAGGACGCCTACGCCGTGGTCGACCTGATGGCCAGCTACGACATCGATCCCAACTGGAGCGTGTCGGCCAACCTCAACAACCTCACCGACGAGAAGTACCTGAACAGCCTGTACTGGACTCAGGCCTATTACGGTGCCCCACGTAACGTCAGCGCCACCCTGACCTGGAAATACTGA
- a CDS encoding DUF1850 domain-containing protein: MIGLCLGLAGAVWAELPTPAFTLAWTHTIEKIRWEEDYRVTADGLVLGEARVKGSGAGMEIPDGAELRNGSWHYQRQLPPLQPLRVGRTPEAGDYQLCIDQRCRPMSDWLGPPQASQPVLELWSCELSSPAADAG; the protein is encoded by the coding sequence GTGATCGGCCTGTGCCTGGGGTTGGCCGGCGCGGTGTGGGCAGAGTTGCCCACGCCGGCCTTCACCCTGGCCTGGACCCACACCATCGAAAAGATCCGCTGGGAAGAGGATTACCGCGTCACCGCCGACGGCCTGGTGCTCGGCGAGGCGCGGGTCAAGGGTTCCGGCGCCGGAATGGAGATTCCCGACGGCGCCGAACTGCGCAATGGCAGCTGGCACTACCAGCGTCAGCTACCGCCTTTGCAACCCCTGCGAGTCGGGCGTACGCCCGAAGCCGGGGATTACCAACTGTGTATCGACCAGCGTTGTCGCCCGATGAGCGACTGGCTCGGCCCGCCACAAGCGAGCCAGCCGGTGTTGGAACTCTGGAGCTGCGAGCTGAGCTCCCCCGCGGCTGACGCGGGCTAG
- a CDS encoding sigma-54-dependent transcriptional regulator — translation MSAQVIVVDDEAAIREAVQQWLELSGFTVHTCASAAEALAVVDRDFPGIVVSDVRMPGSDGLQLLDKLLQVDADLPVILVTGHGDVPMAVQALRQGAYDFIEKPFTPERLLDSVRRALDKRRLVCENRLLRQQVANKGRIESQLIGISRPMESLRRQILELAGTSVNVLIRGETGSGKERVARCLHDFSPRAGKAFAALNCAAIPETIFESELFGHESGAFTGAQARRIGRIEHADGGTLFLDEVESLPLAQQVKLLRVLQEKTLERLGSNKSIQVDLRVISAAKPDLLDEVKAGRFREDLVYRLNVATLHIPPLRERREDIPLLFEHFARAAAERHGREVPPLAPSELARLLGHDWPGNVRELINAAERHALGLSSPPPAERFAGQALAQQMEAFEAQCLHNALLQCQGNIAAVMEMLQLPRRTLNEKMQRHGLARGDYLPGGEE, via the coding sequence ATGAGCGCTCAGGTCATAGTGGTCGACGACGAAGCGGCGATTCGCGAGGCGGTGCAGCAGTGGCTGGAGCTGTCCGGTTTTACCGTGCACACCTGCGCCAGCGCGGCCGAAGCCCTGGCGGTGGTGGACCGCGACTTCCCCGGCATCGTCGTCAGCGATGTGCGCATGCCCGGCAGCGATGGCCTGCAACTGCTCGACAAGCTGCTGCAGGTGGACGCCGACCTGCCGGTGATCCTGGTGACCGGCCACGGCGACGTGCCCATGGCGGTGCAGGCGCTGCGCCAGGGCGCCTACGACTTCATCGAGAAACCCTTCACCCCCGAGCGCCTGCTCGACAGCGTGCGCCGTGCGCTGGACAAGCGCCGCCTGGTCTGCGAGAACCGCCTGCTGCGTCAGCAGGTGGCGAACAAGGGGCGTATCGAAAGCCAGCTGATCGGCATTTCGCGGCCGATGGAAAGCCTGCGCCGGCAGATCCTCGAGCTGGCCGGCACCTCGGTCAACGTGCTCATTCGCGGCGAGACCGGCAGCGGCAAGGAGCGCGTGGCGCGCTGCCTGCACGACTTCAGCCCGCGCGCCGGCAAGGCCTTCGCCGCGCTCAACTGCGCGGCGATTCCCGAGACCATCTTCGAGAGCGAGCTGTTCGGTCACGAGAGCGGCGCCTTCACCGGTGCCCAGGCGCGGCGCATCGGCCGTATCGAGCATGCCGACGGCGGTACCCTGTTCCTCGACGAGGTCGAGAGTCTGCCGCTGGCGCAGCAGGTCAAGCTGCTGCGCGTGCTGCAGGAGAAGACTCTGGAGCGCCTCGGTTCGAACAAGAGCATCCAGGTCGATCTGCGGGTGATCAGCGCGGCCAAGCCGGATCTGCTCGACGAGGTCAAGGCCGGGCGCTTCCGCGAGGACCTGGTGTATCGCCTGAACGTCGCCACCCTGCACATTCCGCCGCTGCGCGAGCGCCGCGAGGACATTCCGCTGCTGTTCGAGCACTTTGCTCGTGCCGCCGCCGAGCGTCACGGCCGCGAGGTGCCACCGCTGGCACCCAGCGAGCTGGCGCGCCTGCTCGGTCATGACTGGCCGGGCAACGTACGCGAGCTGATCAATGCCGCCGAGCGCCATGCCCTGGGGCTGTCCAGCCCGCCGCCGGCCGAGCGCTTCGCCGGTCAGGCACTGGCGCAGCAGATGGAAGCCTTCGAAGCGCAGTGCCTGCACAACGCCCTGCTGCAATGCCAGGGCAACATCGCCGCGGTGATGGAGATGCTGCAGCTGCCGCGCCGCACCCTCAACGAGAAGATGCAGCGCCACGGTCTGGCGCGCGGTGACTACCTGCCCGGCGGCGAGGAGTAG
- a CDS encoding TRAP transporter permease, with protein sequence MSEQNQGMGASPSDWPKALFAVALLFSIFQIVTAAFHPVSTQVLRAVHVGFLLLLVFISIPAFGVKRPWQPLAWLLGLAGMATAIYQWYFEADLIQRSGDMTTGDMIVGLVLIVLVFEAARRVMGIALPIICALFLAYGMLGQYLPGDLMHRGYGLDQIVNQLAFGTEGLYGTPTYVSATYIFLFILFGAFLEQAGMIKLFTDFAMGLFGHKVGGPAKVSVVSSALMGTITGSGVANVVTTGQFTIPLMKRFGYRPAFAGGVEATSSMGSQIMPPIMGAVAFIMAETINVPFFEVAKAALIPALLYFGSVFWMVHLEARRANLRGLPKEECPNPWKAVRERWFLLIPLFILIYLLFSGRTPLFSGTVGLALTAMVILGSAIILRVSSKAMRFAFWIALGVLCAGFFQLGIGVVFGVIAALVAVCWFVKGGRDTLILCLHALVEGARHAVPVGIACALVGVIIGVVSLTGVASTFAGYILAIGQDNLFLSLVLTMLTCLVLGMGIPTIPNYIITSSIAAPALLELGVPLIVSHMFVFYFGIMADLTPPVALACFAAAPIAKERGLKISLWAIRIAVAGFVVPYMAVYSPALMLQGDSLLATFYVLFKAALAIGIWGVVFTGFLQARLAWWERILGLAAGASLILATPISDEIGFALSAIFIAQHLWRARRAEAATA encoded by the coding sequence ATGAGTGAGCAGAATCAGGGCATGGGCGCCAGCCCGTCCGACTGGCCGAAGGCGCTGTTCGCCGTCGCGCTGCTGTTTTCCATCTTCCAGATCGTCACCGCCGCCTTCCACCCGGTGTCCACCCAGGTGCTGCGCGCGGTGCACGTCGGCTTCCTGCTGCTGCTGGTGTTCATCAGCATCCCCGCCTTCGGCGTCAAGCGCCCCTGGCAGCCGCTGGCCTGGCTGCTGGGCCTGGCCGGCATGGCCACGGCCATCTACCAGTGGTACTTCGAGGCGGACCTGATCCAGCGCTCGGGTGACATGACCACTGGCGACATGATCGTCGGCCTGGTCCTCATCGTGCTGGTGTTCGAGGCCGCGCGGCGGGTCATGGGCATCGCCCTGCCGATCATCTGCGCGCTGTTTCTCGCCTACGGCATGCTCGGCCAGTACCTGCCGGGCGATCTGATGCACCGCGGCTACGGCCTCGATCAGATCGTCAACCAGCTGGCCTTCGGTACCGAAGGTCTGTACGGCACGCCGACCTACGTGTCGGCCACCTATATCTTCCTGTTCATCCTGTTCGGCGCCTTCCTCGAGCAGGCCGGGATGATCAAGCTGTTCACCGACTTCGCCATGGGCCTGTTCGGCCACAAGGTCGGCGGCCCGGCCAAGGTGTCGGTGGTGTCCTCGGCGCTGATGGGCACCATCACCGGCTCCGGCGTGGCCAACGTGGTCACCACCGGGCAGTTCACCATCCCGCTGATGAAGCGTTTCGGCTACCGCCCGGCCTTCGCCGGCGGGGTCGAGGCGACCTCGTCGATGGGCAGCCAGATCATGCCGCCGATCATGGGCGCGGTGGCCTTCATCATGGCCGAGACCATCAACGTGCCGTTCTTCGAGGTGGCCAAGGCCGCGCTGATCCCGGCGCTGCTGTACTTCGGCTCGGTGTTCTGGATGGTCCACCTGGAGGCCCGTCGCGCCAACCTGCGCGGCCTGCCCAAGGAGGAATGCCCGAACCCGTGGAAGGCCGTGCGCGAGCGCTGGTTCCTGCTGATCCCGCTGTTCATCCTCATCTACCTGCTGTTCTCCGGGCGTACGCCGCTGTTCTCCGGCACCGTCGGCCTGGCCCTGACCGCCATGGTCATCCTCGGCTCCGCGATCATCCTGCGGGTCTCGTCCAAGGCCATGCGCTTCGCCTTCTGGATCGCCCTGGGCGTGCTCTGCGCCGGCTTCTTCCAGCTCGGCATCGGCGTGGTGTTCGGCGTCATCGCGGCGCTGGTGGCGGTCTGCTGGTTCGTCAAGGGCGGCCGCGACACCCTGATCCTGTGCCTGCACGCGCTGGTCGAAGGTGCGCGTCACGCGGTGCCGGTCGGTATCGCCTGCGCCCTGGTCGGGGTGATCATCGGTGTGGTGTCGCTGACCGGGGTGGCCTCCACCTTCGCCGGCTACATCCTCGCCATCGGCCAGGACAACCTGTTCCTCTCGCTGGTGCTGACCATGCTCACCTGCCTGGTGCTGGGCATGGGCATTCCGACCATTCCCAACTACATCATCACCAGCTCGATTGCCGCGCCGGCACTGCTGGAACTGGGCGTGCCGCTGATCGTCTCGCACATGTTCGTCTTCTACTTCGGCATCATGGCCGACCTTACCCCGCCGGTAGCGTTGGCCTGCTTCGCCGCCGCGCCTATCGCCAAGGAGCGCGGCCTGAAGATCAGCCTGTGGGCGATCCGCATCGCCGTGGCCGGTTTCGTCGTGCCCTACATGGCGGTCTACTCGCCGGCGCTGATGCTGCAGGGCGACAGCCTGCTGGCGACCTTCTACGTGCTGTTCAAGGCGGCATTGGCCATCGGCATCTGGGGCGTGGTGTTCACCGGCTTCCTGCAGGCCAGGCTGGCCTGGTGGGAGCGCATCCTGGGCCTGGCCGCCGGTGCCAGCCTGATTCTGGCCACGCCGATCAGTGACGAAATCGGCTTTGCCCTCAGCGCCATCTTCATCGCTCAGCACCTGTGGCGCGCCCGTCGCGCCGAGGCGGCGACGGCGTGA
- the cls gene encoding cardiolipin synthase — translation MPADFGIPHLFGYLIATVHALGVLAAIHAVLTVRTAQGALAWGLSLFFMPYLTLLPYLVFGRSRFDAYVKARRQADKEMRHAMAEQDWRPWVEEAKAAHLSPVYERLGALPRLSHLPGLTGNRVELLIDGEATFAAIFAALASAQQVILLQFFIIRDDALGRRLLEVLLERAAAGVRVHVLYDGVGSHALPRAYIERLRRGGALVHAFPTRAGLFNRFQLNFRNHRKIVVVDGEIGFLGGLNVGVEYLGQKPPLAPWRDTHVEVRGPVVASLQEAFAEDWYWACQKLPPLLMPSKQDEPGQLCQVIASGPADPQETCSLLFVEAIHAARERVWLSSPYFVPDEALFAALRLAVMRGVDVRLLLPSRPDHHIVYAASSLYAFEALRAGVRIFRYQPGFMHQKALLIDHDASLLGSANLDNRSFRLNFEANLLIFDEAFNAQVSHMLEEDFSRSRELVNADRRNLHRLQQLGMRVARLISPIL, via the coding sequence ATGCCTGCGGATTTCGGCATTCCCCACCTGTTCGGCTACCTGATCGCTACCGTCCACGCCCTCGGCGTACTGGCGGCGATCCATGCCGTGCTGACCGTGCGCACGGCGCAGGGAGCGCTGGCCTGGGGTCTGTCGCTGTTCTTCATGCCCTATCTGACGCTGCTGCCGTATCTGGTGTTCGGCCGCAGCCGTTTCGATGCCTACGTCAAGGCGCGGCGCCAGGCCGACAAGGAAATGCGCCATGCCATGGCCGAACAGGACTGGCGCCCCTGGGTCGAGGAAGCCAAGGCGGCGCATCTGTCGCCGGTCTACGAGCGACTGGGCGCCCTGCCGCGCCTCTCGCACCTGCCGGGGCTGACCGGCAACCGCGTGGAGCTGCTGATCGACGGCGAAGCCACCTTCGCCGCGATCTTCGCGGCGCTGGCCAGCGCGCAGCAGGTGATCCTGCTGCAGTTCTTCATCATCCGTGACGACGCCCTCGGCCGGCGCCTGCTCGAGGTGCTGCTGGAGCGCGCCGCCGCCGGCGTGCGGGTGCATGTGCTGTACGACGGCGTCGGCAGCCATGCGCTGCCGCGCGCCTACATCGAGCGCCTGCGCCGAGGCGGCGCGCTGGTGCACGCCTTCCCCACCCGTGCCGGGCTGTTCAACCGCTTCCAGCTGAATTTCCGCAACCACCGCAAGATCGTCGTGGTCGATGGCGAGATCGGCTTTCTCGGCGGGCTCAACGTTGGCGTGGAATACCTCGGCCAGAAACCGCCGCTGGCGCCCTGGCGCGACACCCATGTGGAAGTGCGCGGGCCGGTGGTGGCGAGCCTGCAGGAGGCCTTCGCCGAAGACTGGTACTGGGCCTGCCAGAAGCTGCCGCCGCTGCTGATGCCGAGCAAGCAGGACGAGCCCGGCCAGCTCTGCCAGGTCATCGCCAGCGGCCCGGCGGACCCGCAGGAAACCTGCTCGCTGCTGTTCGTCGAAGCGATTCACGCGGCGCGCGAACGGGTCTGGCTGAGCAGCCCCTACTTCGTGCCCGACGAGGCGCTGTTCGCCGCCCTGCGCCTGGCGGTGATGCGCGGCGTGGACGTACGCCTGCTGCTGCCGTCGCGGCCGGACCACCATATCGTCTACGCCGCCTCCAGCCTGTATGCCTTCGAGGCGCTGCGCGCCGGGGTGCGGATCTTCCGCTACCAGCCGGGCTTCATGCACCAGAAGGCGCTGCTGATCGACCATGACGCCAGCCTGCTGGGCAGCGCCAACCTGGACAACCGCTCCTTCCGCCTGAATTTCGAAGCCAACCTGCTGATCTTCGACGAGGCCTTCAACGCCCAGGTGAGCCACATGCTGGAGGAGGATTTCAGCCGCTCGCGCGAGCTGGTCAATGCCGACCGGCGCAACTTGCATCGCCTGCAGCAACTGGGCATGCGTGTGGCGCGGCTGATCTCGCCGATCCTCTGA
- a CDS encoding substrate-binding periplasmic protein: protein MKIRLALLLCLSLHLVPSQAQEAIRVGVELQPYQPYSEVENGEYRGYARELLDAFAAEQGYRFVYTPLPVRRLLGDFLGGRVDLKFPDHPQWNADQKAGHPVRYSQPAAPYVDGVLVKPQYLGQGKARIRLLGTQNGFTPWPYLEDIRAQRIKLIQANQIESLLLMAASDRVDAVYLNPRVVTHQLRQMRLAPDALVFDPQLAHVEDHYYLSSIHHPELIEAFDRFLERRAELVAAIRLRHGL from the coding sequence ATGAAAATCCGCCTTGCCCTGCTGCTCTGCCTCAGCCTGCACCTCGTGCCCAGCCAGGCGCAGGAGGCCATTCGCGTGGGCGTCGAGCTGCAGCCCTATCAGCCCTATTCCGAGGTGGAGAACGGCGAATACCGCGGCTACGCCCGCGAGCTGCTGGACGCCTTCGCCGCAGAACAGGGCTACCGCTTCGTCTATACGCCGCTGCCGGTCAGGCGCCTGCTTGGCGACTTTCTCGGCGGCCGGGTCGATCTGAAGTTTCCCGACCACCCGCAATGGAACGCCGACCAGAAGGCCGGCCACCCGGTACGCTACAGCCAGCCGGCGGCGCCCTATGTCGATGGCGTGCTGGTCAAGCCGCAATACCTTGGCCAGGGCAAGGCACGCATCCGCCTGCTCGGCACGCAGAACGGTTTCACCCCCTGGCCCTACCTAGAGGACATCCGCGCCCAGCGGATCAAGCTGATCCAGGCCAACCAGATCGAATCGCTGCTGCTGATGGCCGCCAGCGACCGGGTCGATGCGGTCTACCTCAACCCCCGCGTGGTCACCCATCAGCTGCGCCAGATGCGCCTGGCGCCGGACGCCCTGGTATTCGACCCGCAGCTCGCGCACGTCGAGGATCACTACTACCTGTCGAGCATCCACCACCCCGAGCTGATAGAGGCCTTCGACCGTTTCCTCGAGCGGCGCGCCGAACTGGTCGCGGCGATCCGCTTACGTCATGGCCTGTGA
- a CDS encoding DUF3617 domain-containing protein: MRPIFRFALPLALCLSPLTASALDIQPGVWEVSSHSMQMGGQAMPGMEQMLAQMQNLPPEQRQMMENMMAEQGIRLGAGGVQMCLTAEQIKAQEIPLHDPESGCSNEIVERSAKLWKFRFNCPDAQGEGETRFVSDKEFTTQVKGTYNGQPSSMESRARWVGADCGSLKRN, encoded by the coding sequence ATGCGCCCGATCTTTCGTTTCGCCCTCCCGCTCGCTCTCTGTCTGTCACCGCTGACGGCCAGCGCCCTGGATATCCAGCCCGGCGTCTGGGAAGTCAGCTCGCACAGCATGCAGATGGGCGGTCAAGCCATGCCCGGCATGGAGCAGATGCTGGCGCAGATGCAGAACCTGCCGCCCGAACAGCGGCAGATGATGGAAAACATGATGGCCGAGCAGGGCATCAGGCTCGGTGCTGGTGGCGTGCAGATGTGCCTGACCGCCGAGCAGATCAAGGCGCAGGAAATCCCCCTGCACGATCCCGAATCCGGCTGCAGCAACGAGATCGTTGAGCGCAGCGCGAAGCTGTGGAAGTTCCGTTTCAACTGCCCGGACGCTCAGGGCGAAGGGGAGACGCGCTTCGTCAGCGACAAGGAATTCACCACGCAGGTCAAAGGCACCTACAACGGCCAGCCGAGCAGCATGGAAAGCCGTGCCCGCTGGGTCGGGGCGGACTGTGGTTCGCTCAAACGTAACTGA